In Kangiella koreensis DSM 16069, a single window of DNA contains:
- a CDS encoding TonB-dependent receptor, which yields MIISRKSKPFRTPVVSGMVIALVASFASSNYAKEVLPGDSIMSQDLLTLSPTASPRSLGKSPFVIDDQSIRVSANDISVSLLPNNEFGVLGTSLTKSDPVSFSIKNDAQGEWLVSLDLSSSGASESPNTNISAGYDLPNQTSQFFVNYGRQTLPVSVSFENPVNSILNGKQLDASSLAFGFNQEVHDGWDVTISYLKSDFDLVTTESALAQMQDKSSSSSYRFFYDFNQDGAPEAINLMSNLSGIEGFQQNLEGIEIKISRQLSSNFALGASVEQSKGLYQQQAIDLSKQVTPFETNSYSLYGGMRFAEDWTVGANVNKQESQFAFESSPASNFKFEDTTLDIGLQYQTKWNKTGLVIRIDLMNLLGAAHLEDSLSQSMDLDARGLVPYTFQSPKYIKLSGSINF from the coding sequence ATGATTATAAGTCGAAAATCTAAACCGTTTCGTACGCCTGTGGTGAGCGGCATGGTTATAGCGTTAGTGGCTTCTTTTGCGTCAAGTAACTATGCGAAAGAGGTTCTGCCTGGTGATTCAATCATGAGCCAAGACTTATTGACATTGAGCCCTACAGCATCTCCAAGGTCGCTGGGGAAGTCGCCTTTTGTAATTGATGACCAAAGTATTCGTGTGTCTGCAAACGATATTAGCGTTAGTTTATTACCTAATAATGAGTTTGGCGTGTTAGGTACAAGCTTGACAAAAAGTGACCCAGTTTCCTTCAGCATTAAAAATGATGCCCAAGGTGAATGGCTAGTCTCCTTAGACTTATCAAGCTCTGGGGCATCTGAGTCGCCCAATACAAACATATCAGCGGGCTATGACTTGCCCAACCAAACATCACAGTTTTTTGTTAATTATGGCAGGCAAACTCTGCCTGTATCAGTAAGTTTTGAGAACCCTGTTAATTCAATACTGAATGGTAAGCAACTGGATGCAAGCTCTTTAGCCTTTGGTTTTAACCAAGAAGTTCATGATGGCTGGGATGTAACTATCAGCTACCTTAAGTCTGACTTTGATCTGGTAACTACTGAATCAGCTCTTGCTCAAATGCAAGATAAGAGTAGCTCTAGCAGCTATCGCTTTTTTTATGATTTTAACCAAGACGGTGCGCCTGAAGCGATTAACCTAATGTCTAACCTTTCTGGGATTGAAGGGTTCCAGCAAAATCTTGAAGGTATTGAAATCAAGATAAGCCGCCAGCTAAGTAGTAACTTTGCTCTTGGTGCTTCTGTGGAGCAGAGTAAAGGCCTTTATCAGCAACAAGCTATTGATTTAAGTAAACAAGTAACGCCGTTTGAAACCAACTCTTACTCACTATACGGTGGAATGCGTTTTGCTGAGGATTGGACTGTAGGTGCTAATGTGAATAAACAAGAAAGTCAGTTTGCATTCGAGTCGTCACCTGCTAGCAATTTCAAATTTGAGGACACAACACTTGATATTGGTCTTCAATATCAGACTAAGTGGAATAAAACCGGATTAGTTATACGTATTGATTTAATGAATTTACTGGGTGCTGCACACCTTGAAGATTCTTTGTCTCAATCCATGGATTTAGATGCTAGGGGCTTGGTTCCATATACTTTCCAAAGCCCAAAATACATAAAGTTAAGCGGTAGTATCAACTTTTAA